The Streptomyces laurentii genome contains a region encoding:
- a CDS encoding membrane protein (Predicted permeases [General function prediction only]; cl00498;~identified by MetaGeneAnnotator; putative;~membrane protein [Streptomyces griseoflavus Tu4000]), with amino-acid sequence MLIALAAGAVVGLSLGALGGGGSVLAVPALIYLLGLTPTAAATASLFIVLATSATALYGHARDGQVRWRTGALFAAAGIVPAALGGLASARLPEWLLTLGFSLVAGFAAVRMVRRTPEAEAVRRSTPAVAGAGAGLGAVTGVLGVGGGFLTVPALVQVVGLKMRPAVGTSLFVVGANALVALLARFGSAAHMDWRIVAPFTGAAVLGAWDGRRLAKRIPGDKLRRIFGVMLLLVAVVMLVDLLI; translated from the coding sequence TTGCTCATCGCCCTCGCGGCCGGTGCCGTCGTCGGGCTTTCGCTCGGGGCACTCGGCGGAGGCGGCAGTGTGCTCGCCGTCCCAGCGCTGATCTACCTGCTCGGCCTCACCCCGACCGCCGCTGCCACGGCGAGTCTGTTCATCGTGCTCGCGACCTCCGCGACCGCACTGTACGGACATGCGCGGGACGGTCAAGTGCGCTGGCGCACCGGCGCGCTCTTCGCGGCCGCCGGAATCGTGCCCGCGGCACTCGGCGGACTGGCCTCCGCCCGGCTGCCGGAATGGCTGCTGACCCTTGGCTTCTCCCTGGTGGCGGGCTTCGCGGCGGTACGGATGGTCCGCCGGACCCCGGAGGCCGAGGCGGTACGGCGTTCGACGCCGGCCGTCGCGGGCGCGGGTGCCGGACTGGGTGCCGTGACCGGTGTCCTGGGTGTCGGCGGCGGGTTCCTCACGGTGCCGGCGCTCGTCCAGGTCGTCGGCCTGAAGATGCGTCCGGCCGTCGGGACCAGCCTCTTCGTCGTGGGGGCCAACGCGCTGGTCGCCCTGCTCGCGCGGTTCGGCAGTGCCGCGCACATGGACTGGCGGATCGTCGCCCCGTTCACGGGCGCGGCGGTGCTCGGTGCCTGGGACGGGCGGCGGCTGGCGAAACGTATCCCCGGAGACAAGCTGCGCCGGATCTTCGGCGTGATGCTGCTCCTGGTGGCGGTGGTGATGCTGGTCGACCTGCTCATCTAG
- a CDS encoding hypothetical protein (Hypothetical protein XNR_3103 [Streptomyces albus J1074];~Transcriptional regulators CsoR (copper-sensitive operon repressor), RcnR, and FrmR, and related domains; this domain superfamily was previously knownas DUF156; cd10148;~identified by MetaGeneAnnotator; putative;~putative allosteric switch controlling residues;~putative homodimer interface [polypeptide binding];~putative homodimer-homodimer interface [polypeptide binding];~putative homotetramer interface [polypeptide binding];~putative metal binding site [ion binding]): MELDLAGAELKAVLNRLRRAQGQIAGVIRMIEEGRDCEEVVTQLAAASRALDRAGFAIIATGLQQCLTDMEKGTRTGEDPDQMRARLEKLFLSLA; the protein is encoded by the coding sequence GTGGAACTGGATCTCGCGGGCGCCGAGCTGAAGGCCGTACTGAACCGGCTGCGCCGGGCACAGGGGCAGATCGCCGGAGTCATCCGGATGATCGAAGAAGGCCGCGACTGCGAGGAGGTCGTGACCCAGCTGGCCGCCGCTTCCCGGGCACTGGACCGGGCCGGCTTCGCGATCATCGCGACCGGTCTCCAGCAGTGCCTGACCGACATGGAGAAGGGAACGCGGACCGGGGAGGACCCCGACCAGATGCGGGCCAGGCTGGAGAAGCTGTTCCTCTCGCTGGCCTAG
- a CDS encoding dgpfaetke family protein (YCII-related domain; cl00999;~dgpfaetke family protein [Streptomyces roseosporus NRRL15998];~identified by MetaGeneAnnotator; putative) produces the protein MKYLVMVQGAQADYDAMRGQSSGHSPAWSEPELRAMFAYMNSVNDDLRDSGELVDARGLVEPARTRFVTADSEGRPVVQENPYGATTEVTAGYWVLDCATPERVAEIAARVAQCPQPAGAPEYPVVIRPVDEGEGPEAG, from the coding sequence ATGAAGTACCTGGTGATGGTGCAGGGCGCCCAGGCCGACTACGACGCGATGCGAGGGCAGTCCTCCGGGCACAGCCCGGCGTGGAGCGAGCCGGAGCTGCGGGCGATGTTCGCGTACATGAACTCGGTCAACGACGACCTCCGGGACAGCGGCGAGCTCGTGGACGCGCGGGGGCTCGTCGAGCCCGCCCGGACCCGGTTCGTCACCGCGGACTCCGAGGGACGGCCGGTGGTCCAGGAGAACCCCTACGGGGCGACGACGGAGGTGACGGCCGGGTACTGGGTGCTGGACTGCGCGACCCCGGAGCGGGTCGCCGAGATCGCGGCCCGCGTCGCCCAGTGTCCGCAGCCGGCCGGTGCGCCGGAGTACCCGGTGGTGATCCGCCCGGTCGACGAGGGCGAGGGGCCGGAGGCCGGCTGA
- a CDS encoding hypothetical protein (identified by MetaGeneAnnotator; putative;~sequence version:1) — MGWQERDWYLDPAHRPLLFDRSGNIGPTVWWNGRIVGGWAQRPDGGIVWRLLPDAEDATRATRATHTKGTAKGGRTALVRAVEAEAARLAGRLGEVRVTPRFRTPLEKELSAG, encoded by the coding sequence ATGGGCTGGCAGGAGCGCGACTGGTATCTCGACCCGGCCCACCGTCCGCTCCTCTTCGACCGGAGCGGGAACATCGGGCCGACGGTGTGGTGGAACGGCCGGATCGTGGGCGGCTGGGCGCAGCGCCCGGACGGCGGGATCGTGTGGCGGCTGCTGCCGGACGCGGAGGACGCCACGCGCGCCACGCGCGCCACGCACACCAAGGGCACGGCGAAGGGCGGCCGGACGGCTCTCGTACGGGCGGTGGAGGCGGAGGCGGCGCGGCTGGCCGGCCGGCTCGGCGAGGTCCGGGTCACCCCGCGCTTCCGTACCCCGCTGGAGAAGGAGCTGTCCGCCGGCTGA
- a CDS encoding hypothetical protein (identified by MetaGeneAnnotator; putative;~sequence version:1), translating to MPADAEGERHARILVRAADVVTCASPAEVGRVRDGHMTDAVGELLTADPDARIALWAHNGHIAVQGASLGARLRERYGSAYYALGLFFGEGAFRARRMWPGPWGPRTRRPSPVAVNRVGPPPPGSLEARLGAGGRGPYVHDLRASAESWPHETLASRSYGAYVARGVYHWNSMPTTPATEYDGLAYVPLSTPSTPL from the coding sequence GTGCCGGCCGACGCGGAAGGAGAGCGCCACGCGCGGATCCTGGTGCGGGCGGCGGACGTCGTCACCTGCGCGTCGCCCGCCGAGGTGGGGCGGGTGCGCGACGGGCATATGACGGACGCGGTCGGCGAACTGCTCACCGCCGACCCGGACGCGCGGATCGCGCTCTGGGCCCACAACGGCCACATCGCCGTCCAGGGCGCCTCGCTGGGCGCGCGGCTGCGCGAGCGGTACGGCTCCGCGTACTACGCCCTCGGCCTCTTCTTCGGCGAGGGCGCCTTCCGGGCCCGCCGGATGTGGCCGGGCCCCTGGGGCCCGCGGACGAGACGCCCCTCACCCGTCGCCGTCAACCGCGTCGGCCCGCCTCCGCCCGGCTCGCTGGAGGCACGGCTCGGGGCCGGCGGCCGGGGCCCGTACGTACACGATCTGCGCGCGTCGGCCGAGTCCTGGCCGCACGAGACCCTGGCGAGCCGCTCGTACGGCGCCTATGTCGCCCGCGGCGTCTACCACTGGAACTCCATGCCGACGACTCCGGCGACGGAATACGACGGCCTGGCATATGTCCCGCTGTCGACCCCGTCGACGCCCCTCTAG
- a CDS encoding erythromycin esterase (Erythromycin esterase [Kribbella flavida DSM17836];~Erythromycin esterase; cl17110;~PFAM: Erythromycin esterase; KEGG: pna:Pnap_2186 erythromycin esterase;~identified by MetaGeneAnnotator; putative) has protein sequence MRVVGLGESTHGTAEFFRLKHRLVEYLVTAHGFRTFAMEASASAAPAVDAYVRGRGTAADGAAALTGLGFWVWRTREVLDLLDWLRAYNRGRAAADQVGFAGIDAQRCAASVAYFASGGTDGKGAGVGAPTGSRSWRRRIRGSIRSDVTN, from the coding sequence GTGCGGGTGGTCGGCCTCGGCGAGTCCACGCACGGCACGGCGGAGTTCTTCCGGCTGAAGCACCGGCTGGTGGAGTACCTGGTCACCGCACACGGCTTCCGTACCTTCGCGATGGAGGCCAGCGCCTCGGCCGCACCCGCGGTCGACGCGTACGTACGGGGCCGGGGCACGGCGGCCGACGGGGCCGCGGCCCTGACCGGGCTCGGCTTCTGGGTCTGGCGGACCCGTGAGGTGCTGGACCTGCTCGACTGGCTGCGCGCCTACAACCGGGGCCGGGCGGCGGCCGACCAGGTCGGATTCGCGGGCATCGACGCCCAGCGGTGCGCGGCGTCGGTGGCGTACTTCGCCTCCGGCGGGACGGACGGCAAGGGGGCCGGGGTGGGAGCGCCGACGGGCTCGCGGTCCTGGCGGAGGCGCATCCGGGGCAGTATCCGGAGCGACGTGACGAACTGA
- a CDS encoding trp repressor binding protein (Flavodoxin-like fold; cl00438;~NADPH-dependent FMN reductase; pfam03358;~Trp repressor binding protein [Streptomyces venezuelae ATCC10712];~identified by MetaGeneAnnotator; putative) — protein sequence MSVKVAVIYYSATGNVHQLAQAVAEGAEKAGAEVRLRRVAELAPDAAIDSNPAWRAHVDATVDQVEVATLEDLEWADAYALGSPTRFGNISAQLKQFIDISGGQWQRGVMADKPATGFTSAGNLHGGNESTLLALYNTFHHWGSVIVSPGFTDPSVSAAGGNPYGTAHPGANGEPGENVLAAARYQGARLTKIAKRLNGLAAD from the coding sequence ATGTCCGTCAAGGTCGCCGTCATCTACTACTCGGCCACCGGGAACGTCCACCAGCTCGCCCAGGCGGTCGCCGAGGGCGCCGAGAAGGCCGGCGCCGAGGTGCGGCTGCGCCGGGTGGCCGAGCTCGCCCCGGACGCCGCGATCGACTCGAACCCGGCCTGGCGCGCCCACGTGGACGCCACCGTGGACCAGGTCGAGGTCGCCACGCTGGAGGACCTCGAGTGGGCGGACGCGTACGCGCTCGGCTCGCCGACCCGGTTCGGCAACATCAGCGCCCAGCTCAAGCAGTTCATCGACATCAGCGGCGGCCAGTGGCAGCGCGGCGTGATGGCCGACAAGCCGGCCACCGGCTTCACCAGTGCCGGCAACCTGCACGGCGGCAACGAGTCCACGCTGCTCGCGCTCTACAACACCTTCCACCACTGGGGCTCGGTCATCGTCTCGCCCGGCTTCACCGACCCGTCCGTTTCGGCGGCCGGTGGCAACCCCTACGGCACCGCCCACCCGGGCGCCAACGGCGAGCCGGGCGAGAACGTCCTCGCCGCCGCCCGCTACCAGGGTGCGCGCCTGACGAAGATCGCCAAGCGCCTGAACGGTCTCGCGGCCGACTGA
- a CDS encoding rhodanese domain containing protein (Protein of unknown function (DUF2892); pfam11127;~Rhodanese Homology Domain (RHOD); an alpha beta fold domain found duplicated in the rhodanese protein. The cysteine containing enzymatically active version of the domain is also foundin the Cdc25 class of protein phosphatases and a variety of proteins...; cd00158;~active site residue [active];~identified by MetaGeneAnnotator; putative;~rhodanese domain containing protein [Streptomyces sp. Mg1]): protein MTTTTRTVEADQIRTRLDELTVIDVRSPGEYAGGHLPGAMNIPLDRLKHALPSLKEAASRGELLIVCQSGNRSRNACAQLAAEGIPTLDLVGGTSGWASRGNALDRPAGGPVRVPWAMDRQVRLAAGSLVLLGLLLGVLVHPLFQLLSAGVAGGLVFSALTNTCGMAAMLGKLPYNRATSCGVDLSATLNRLNNGGK, encoded by the coding sequence ATGACCACCACGACCCGCACCGTCGAGGCCGACCAGATCCGCACCCGCCTCGACGAGCTGACCGTCATCGACGTCCGCTCGCCCGGCGAGTACGCGGGCGGCCACCTGCCCGGCGCCATGAACATCCCGCTCGACCGCCTCAAGCACGCCCTTCCCTCCCTGAAGGAGGCCGCGTCGCGCGGCGAGCTGCTCATCGTCTGCCAGTCCGGCAACCGCTCGCGCAACGCCTGCGCGCAGCTCGCCGCCGAGGGCATCCCCACCCTCGACCTGGTCGGCGGCACCAGCGGCTGGGCCTCCCGCGGCAACGCCCTCGACCGCCCGGCCGGCGGCCCCGTCCGCGTCCCGTGGGCCATGGACCGCCAGGTCCGTCTGGCCGCCGGTTCGCTCGTCCTGCTGGGCCTGCTCCTCGGCGTCCTGGTCCACCCGCTCTTCCAGCTGCTCTCGGCCGGTGTGGCCGGCGGCCTCGTCTTCTCCGCCCTGACCAACACCTGCGGCATGGCGGCGATGCTCGGCAAGCTGCCCTACAACCGCGCCACCTCCTGCGGCGTCGACCTCTCCGCCACCCTGAACCGCCTCAACAACGGCGGTAAGTGA
- a CDS encoding proline iminopeptidase (Esterases and lipases (includes fungal lipases, cholinesterases, etc.) These enzymes act on carboxylic esters (EC: 3.1.1.-). The catalytic apparatus involves three residues (catalytic triad): a serine, a glutamate or aspartate and a histidine.These...; cl12031;~identified by MetaGeneAnnotator; putative;~proline iminopeptidase [Streptomyces clavuligerus ATCC27064];~proline iminopeptidase, Neisseria-type subfamily; TIGR01249), whose amino-acid sequence MFAELAPHDEGMLDVGDGNHVYWSVAGNPEGKPALVVHGGPGSGSSPNARRVFDPAVYRIVQFDQRGCGRSTPHASDPATDLSVNTTDHLIADMERLRIHLGIDRWLLYGGSWGSTLILAYAETHPERVTEIVIAAVTTTRRSETAWLYEGVGRYFPEAHERFRAGADAPPHTGGQDLIRAYAALMNHPDRSVREKAAADWCTWEDAVLSLEGQGTPYMDRVDDTRLGFVRICAHYFAHGAFLEEGALIRDAHRLAGIPGVLVHGRLDLGGPAATAWELAQAWPDAELHIVASGGHLGVDGTRTHVKDALARFGTATGTAADTATDTATTGATRTAATETTPER is encoded by the coding sequence ATGTTCGCTGAGCTCGCACCCCATGACGAAGGCATGCTCGACGTCGGCGACGGGAACCACGTGTACTGGTCCGTCGCCGGAAACCCCGAAGGAAAGCCCGCGCTCGTCGTCCACGGCGGCCCCGGCTCCGGCTCGTCCCCGAACGCGCGCCGGGTCTTCGACCCCGCGGTCTACCGGATCGTCCAGTTCGACCAGCGCGGCTGCGGTCGCTCCACCCCGCACGCGAGCGACCCGGCCACGGACCTGTCCGTCAACACCACCGACCACCTGATCGCCGACATGGAACGGCTGCGGATCCACCTCGGCATCGACCGCTGGCTGCTGTACGGCGGCTCCTGGGGGTCCACGCTGATCCTGGCCTATGCCGAGACGCACCCGGAGCGCGTCACCGAGATCGTGATCGCGGCCGTCACCACCACGCGCCGCTCCGAGACGGCCTGGCTGTACGAGGGCGTCGGACGGTACTTCCCCGAGGCGCACGAACGGTTCCGGGCCGGAGCGGACGCGCCCCCGCACACCGGAGGCCAGGACCTCATCAGGGCATATGCCGCCCTGATGAACCATCCCGACCGCTCCGTACGGGAGAAGGCGGCGGCCGACTGGTGCACCTGGGAGGACGCCGTCCTGTCGCTGGAGGGCCAGGGCACCCCGTACATGGACCGCGTCGACGACACCCGGCTCGGCTTCGTCCGCATCTGCGCGCACTACTTCGCGCACGGCGCGTTCCTGGAGGAGGGCGCGCTGATCCGGGACGCCCACCGGCTGGCCGGCATCCCCGGCGTCCTCGTGCACGGACGGCTCGACCTGGGCGGGCCGGCCGCCACCGCCTGGGAACTGGCCCAGGCCTGGCCGGACGCCGAGCTGCACATCGTGGCCTCGGGCGGGCACCTCGGCGTCGACGGGACCCGTACGCACGTGAAGGACGCCCTCGCCCGCTTCGGGACGGCGACAGGTACGGCGGCGGATACGGCGACGGATACGGCGACGACGGGGGCGACACGTACGGCGGCGACGGAGACCACGCCGGAGCGGTAG
- a CDS encoding transcriptional regulator, tetR family (Transcriptional regulator [Transcription]; COG1309;~Transcriptional regulator, TetR family [Streptomyces venezuelae ATCC10712];~identified by MetaGeneAnnotator; putative): MNQVAHASGIGVGTVYRRFGDVSQLLWALLDDRERRFQEAYLSGPPPLGPGAPAARRLDAFLDAYVDRVVEQGPILLAAQSAAPTARYTNGAYLATHAHVTLLVAEARPDANAPLLAHLLLAPFSPSLIHHLTEERHLTADELKAGMRQLLHGDAPLDLHGTHGTHGTHDAHETR; encoded by the coding sequence ATGAACCAGGTCGCGCACGCGAGCGGCATCGGCGTCGGCACGGTCTACCGCCGCTTCGGTGACGTCTCGCAGCTGCTGTGGGCGCTGCTCGACGACCGCGAGCGCCGGTTCCAGGAGGCGTATCTGAGCGGCCCGCCGCCGCTCGGCCCCGGCGCGCCCGCCGCGCGGCGCCTCGACGCCTTCCTCGACGCGTACGTGGACCGCGTCGTCGAGCAGGGCCCGATCCTGCTCGCCGCCCAGTCCGCGGCGCCGACCGCCCGCTACACCAACGGCGCCTACCTCGCCACGCACGCCCACGTCACCCTGCTGGTCGCCGAGGCCCGCCCGGACGCCAACGCGCCCCTCCTCGCCCACCTCCTCCTGGCCCCCTTCTCCCCGAGCCTGATCCACCACCTGACGGAGGAACGCCACCTGACGGCGGACGAGCTGAAGGCGGGCATGCGCCAACTGCTCCACGGCGACGCGCCACTCGACCTCCACGGCACTCACGGCACTCACGGCACTCACGACGCTCACGAGACGCGCTAG